The following is a genomic window from Janibacter sp. DB-40.
ACCAGGATGAGCACCCCGACGAGCAGGGCGATGGCGTCGGCGGAGGTCACGGCCACGATGACGATGCCCAGGGGTGTGGCCAGCAGGCGGGCCACGAGGGACCAGCCGAGCGGCTGCCAGGAGATCTCCCGCGGTCCGCTCGCGAGCTGCACGAAGGGCAGGAAGATCGCGCACACCATCAACGACACCGGCATCAGCTGCGGCTCGACCACGACGACCAGCGGCGCCGAGACGACCGCGATGCCGAAGCCGATCGAGGACTGGACGAACGCTCCGATCCCCACGGCCATCCCGAGAGCGAGGATCGTCGGGTCGAGCCAGGCCGTCACGGGAAGAAGACGAACTTGACGAGGCCGACGAGACCGACGACGACGATGACGGCGCGCAGGACGTTCGGCGCCAGCCGCCGGCCGTAGCGGGCCCCGAGGACACCGCCGATGATCGCGCCGACGGCGACGAGACCCGCGATCCGCCAGTCGACGAGGTCGGGCTCGACGATGATGAAGACGAGGGACGCGACGGCGTTGACGATGGTGCCCAGGACGTTCTTCAGCCCGTTGAGCGCCTGCAGCCGCTCCGTCGACAGCGCCGAGAGCAGACCGATGAGGATGACTCCCTGCGCCGCGCCGAAGTAGCCGCCGTACACGCCGGCCAGGAGCACCCCCGCCATGAGGGCCGCGACCTGCCAGACGGGGACCCTGCCGCCCTCGTGGTGGTGTCGCCTGGCCCAGGCGGACAGTCGCGGGCCGAGGACGACGAGCAGGATGCCGATGGCGATGAGCACGGGGACGACCGTGGCGAAGGCCTCCGGCGGGAGCACGAGCAGGAGCAGGGCGCCGATGATGGCGCCGAGGACCGACATGGGGATCAGCTGGGCGACCTTGCGTCCCATGCCCTTCATCTCGGGCAGGTAGCCGATCGTCCCGCTGATGCCGCCGGCGACGAGGCCGACGGAGTTGGAGATGTTGGCCGTCAGGGGCGGCACGCCGAGCACGAGCAGCGTCGGGAAGGTCACGAGCGTGCCGGACCCCACGAGGGTGTTGATGCCGCCCGCCCACACGGCAGCGAGCACCACTGCACCGATCTCGAGCCAGGACACCCGGTCACCCTAGACCGCGTGGACCACGGAGGCGGCGCCGGTCCGCCTGTCAGCCCCGCGCGCCGGTCCGCCTGTCAGCCCCGCGCACGGGAGGACCAGCGCTGCCCGTGCTGCTCCAGCACGAGGTCGAGGCCGAAGGTCTCCGAGAGGTTGGCCTCGGTCAGCGTCAGCTCGATGGGCCCCTGGGCGACGACGCGGCCCTCGCGCAGCATGAGCACGTCGGTGAAGTTCGGCGGGATCTCCTCGACGTGGTGGGTCACCATGACCACCGCGGGCGCCTCGAGGTCGGCGGCGATCTCGCCGAGCCGGGCGACGAGGTCCTCCCGGCCGCCGAGGTCGAGCCCGGCGGTCGGCTCGTCGAGGAGCATCAGCTCGGGGTCGGTCATCAGGGCCCGCGCGATCTGCACGCGCTTGCGCTCCCCCTCCGACAGCGTCCCGAAGGGCCGCTCGGCCAGGTGCGCCACCCCGAGCACGTCGAGCAGCTCACGGGCGCGTCCGTGGTCGAGGTCCTCGTAGGACTCCCGCCACCGGCCGACGACTCCCCACGAGGCGGTGACGACGACGTCCTGGACCCTCTCCCCCTTCGGGATCCGCTCGGCGAGCGCCGCCGAGGACAGGCCGATCCGCGGACGCAGGTCGAACACGTCGACGGTGCCGAGCACCTCGCCGAGGATGCCGACGACACCGCTCGTCGGATGCATGCGGGCGGCGGCGAGCTGGAGGAGGGTGGTCTTGCCGGCTCCGTTGGGGCCGAGGATGACCCAGCGTTGCCCCTCCTCGACCTCCCAGTCGACGTCGGCGAGCAGCGTGGTGGCGCCACGCACCACGGTGGCACCGGCGAGGGCGAGGACATCACTCATGCCCCGACCCTAACCGCCGGTCCCTATCATCGGTGAGATGCACGAACTGCCCGCTTCCGTCCGTGTCGCCCTGTGGGTCACCCACGCCTGGGCCGACGGCACGAGGATGCCCGATGCCCTCCGGCGGGCGCTGCCGGACGTCGACCACACCGAGGGCCTGCGCGAGCAGCTCGACCTGTGGCGCGACCTCGGCGAGGCGGCCGTGCTCGTCGCCCTCCCCGGTCCCGGGCACACCGCCGGTCTGCCCCGGTGCGGGCCTGTCGCCACCGAGGCTGCGGTCGAGGCGGGCGAGGCCCTCTTCGTGCCCGGTCTGGGCGGCATGCTCGTGCCGGAGCACTCCTCGTACGGCTCCGCGGGCGCCACGGCGCACCGGATCGACTGGGTGGCCCACGACTCCGACCCGGTGCCGGTCCACCGGATCGAGGCGCTCGACCACTCCCAGCTCGAGCGCCACCTGCGCCAGCGGGTGCTCGCCGCCGTCGACGACCTCGAGGACATCGACGGTCGGCCGTGGTCGAGCGACATCGCCCACGACCTCGTCGACGACCGCCTCGGCGCCGACTGGGCCCTGCCGCCGCAGCTCCCCGACCGGGCGCGCAGCGTCATCGGGATGGCGGCCACCCTCTCCGTCGCCGCCACGCTCGGCCTGGAGCACTCCGGCGCGCTCTCCGCGGCCCACGAGCACACGCGCGCGAGTGCCCTGCGCTCCCTGCACCGGGACGCCGAGCGGACGCTCGCCGACGCGACCAACGCCGCCTGCGCCACCTTCGCCGGCTGGGTGCCCACGCGGTGACGGGCGTCCGGGAGCTGCGGACCGCGCGGTTGCGGTTGCTCCCGGTACGCCCGCACGCGGCAGGAGGCCCGTGACTTCTGGACGCCGCGCATCCCGGGCCCGCAGTGGATCGGCCACCTCGACTCCGGTCCGGTGGGCTGGTGGGCGCTGTGGCCGCGCGAAGGGGGCCGGGTCCGTCGTCGAGGACCCCCTGCCGGGGGCCGAGCTCGGCGAGGTCATCGCCGAGGTCACCCGTCAGGAGTGGTCGAGCACCGAGGCGTAGACCTGCATCGTGCGGTCACCGATACTCGCCCAGGAGAACTGCTCCACCGCGCGCTGCCGGCCCGCGGCACCCCGCGCGGCGGCGCGCTGCGGGTCGGCGAGCGCCTCGGTGAGCGCAGCCGCGAGGTCACGCTCGAAGACCGCGGTGTCCACGGGCGTCCCGGTCCCGTCCTGCACCTGCTCGATGGGCACCAGCCACCCGGTCCCGCCGTCGACGACGACCTCGGGGATCCCACCGGTGGCGGTCGCGACGACGGGCAGCCCGCACGCCATCGCCTCGAGGTTGACGATGCCGAGCGGCTCGTAGACCGAGGGGCAGGCGAAGACCGTCGCCGAGGTCAGCAGGGCGATCACCTCGTGCCGCGGCAGCATCTCCGGGATCCAGACGACCCCGTCGCGCTCCCGGCGCAGGTCGGCGATGAGCCCCTCGACCTCGGCGAGCAGCTCCGAGGTGTCCGGCGCCCCGGCGCACAGGACGAGCTGGACGTCCGCGGGCAGGTCCTTCGCCGCGCGGAGCAGGTGCGGCAGACCCTTCTGCCGGGTGATCCGCCCGACGAAGACGACGGACGGACGCTCGGGGTCGACCCCGTGCCGACGCACGACGTCGAGGTCCTCCCCGGGCTGCCACAGCTGCGAGTCGATGCCGTTGTGCACCACGTGCACCCGCGCCGGGTCGATGGCCGGATAGCTGCGCAGGATGTCCGCACGCATCCCCGCACTGACGGCGATGACCGCGGAGGCGGACTCGTAGGCGGAGCGCTCCACCCACGAGGAGAGCCGGTAGCCACCGCCGAGCTGCTCGGCCTTCCACGGCCGCAACGGCTCGAGGCTGTGCGCGGACACGATGTGCGGGACGCCGTGCAGGAGCGAGGCGGTGTGCCCGGCGAAGTTCGCGTACCAGGTGTGGCTGTGCACCAGGTCCGCACCGCCGCAGTCCGCGGCCATGGCGAGGTCGACACCCATCGTCGTCAACGCCGCGTTGGCCCCCGACAGGGTGTCCGGCTCTCGGTAGGCGGTCGTCCCCACTTCGTCCCGGGGCTCGCCGAAGCAGCGCACCCGCACGTCCGTGTCGCCGCGCTCGCGCAGGGCGCGGCTGAGCTCCGCCACGTGGACCCCCGCACCGCCGTAGATCGCCGGAGGGTATTCCTTGGTCAGGATGTCGACGCGCACCTGCACAGCGTAGGCCTGAACCGAGTAGGTTCGGCGGTGAGCGAAGGGAGTGTGTCCGATGCCTGGTGGAAAGCACCCGAAGGTCCTTGCGATCGTCCTCGCCGGTGGCGAGGGCAAGCGCCTGATGCCGCTCACGGCGGATCGGGCCAAGCCGGCGGTGCCCTTCGGGGGCATCTACCGCCTCGTCGACTTCGCGCTGAGCAACGTCGTCAACTCCGGCTACGCGAAGATCATCGTGCTCACCCAGTACAAGTCGCACAGCCTCGACCGGCACGTCAGCCAGGCCTGGCGGCTGGCCTCGCCGCTGGGGCACTACGTCGCGCCCGTGCCGGCCCAGCAGCGCCGCGGCAAGAGCTGGTACACGGGCAGTGCGGACGCGATCTACCAGTCCTTCAACGCGATCGTCGACGAGCGACCCGAGCTCGTGGTCGTCGTCGGGGCCGACCACGTCTACCGGATGGACTTCTCCGACATGGTCACCCAGCACCGCGAGTCGGGCGCGGACTGCACGGTGGCCGCGATCCGGCAGCCGATCGAGCAGGCGGGCCAGTTCGGGGTCATGGAGGTCGGCGAGGACGGACGTCGCATCACCGCCTTCCGGGAGAAGCCGAGCGACGCGCAGGGGCTGCCCGACGCGCCGCACGAGGTGTTCGCGTCGATGGGCAACTACGTCTTCAGCACCGAGGCACTCATGGACGCGATCCGCGCCGACGCCGAGACCGAGTCCACGCACGACATGGGCGGCGACATCGTGCCCGCCTTCGTCGAGCGCGGCAGCGCGTACGCCTACGACTTCGCGGACAACACCGTCCCCGGGTCCACCGACCGCGACCGGGGCTACTGGCGCGACGTCGGCACCATGGACAGCTACTTCGACGCGCACATGGACCTGACCTCAGTCCTGCCGGTCTTCAACCTCTACAACTACGACTGGCCGATCAACACCCACCAGGGTGCCTTCCCCCCGGCGAAGTTCGTCCACGCGGACGGTGAACGCGCCGGCGGGGCGACGAACTCGATCGTCTCCCCCGGCGTCGTCGTCTCCGGGGGCCACGTGGACAACTCGGTCCTCTCCCCCGGCGTCTTCGTCCACTCCTACAGCTCGATCAGCGACAGCGTCCTCCTCGACGGGGTCGACATCGGTCGGCACGCCCGGCTGGAGCGGGTCATCGTCGACAAGGGCGTGCGCGTGCCCGACGGGATGCACCTGGGTGTCGACGCCGAGGCGGACCGGGCACGCGGGCTGCACGTGACTGCATCAGGGATCACAGTCGTCGGCAAGGGACACGTCTTCGACGAGACCTAGACTGCGGCGCATGACTCCACTGCCCGGCGAGGGCCCGATCGCCGTCGTCCTCGACGTCGACTCCACCCTCATCCAGGACGAGGTCATCGAGCTGATCGCCGACCACGCGGGCACCCGTGAGGAGGTCACGGCCGTCACCGAGGCCGCCATGCGGGGCGAGCTGGACTTCACCGGGAGCCTGCACGCGCGGGTCGCGACCCTCGAGGGCCTGTCGGCGACGGTCCTCGACCAGGTGCGTGCAGCCGTGCGGCTCACCCCCGGCGCACGCACCCTCGTCACGACGCTCACCGAGGCCGGCCACGTCGTGGGGATCGTCAGCGGCGGCTTCATGGAAGTCGTCGCCCCACTCGCCGAGCAGCTGGGCATCGAGACCCTCAGGGCCAACACCCTCGAGGTGGTCGACGGGCACCTCACCGGGGCCGTGCTCGGAGACGTCGTGGACCCGACGACGAAGGCCGACTTCCTCACCCGCCTGGCGGCCGGGGCGGGCATCGACATGGACCGCACGGTCGCGGTCGGTGACGGCGCGAACGACCTGCAGATGATGGCCGCCGCCCATCTGGGCATCGCCTTCTGCGCCAAGCCCACCGTCCGCGAGCACGCCGACGTCGCCGTCGACGAGCGGGACCTTCGGCGGATCCTCGAGCTGCTCGGTATCGATCCCCTGCCCCAGGCGGACGACGAGGGTGGCCACCCTCTCGCGTGAGTGGGGCGGGCTAGAGACCCATCGCGTGCACGCCGCCGTCGACGTGCAGGATCTCCCCCGTCGTGGCGGGGAACCAGTCGGACAGCAGCATCGTGCACGCCTTGGCGGTGGGCACCGGGTCGCCGACGTCCCAGCCGAGCGGTGCGCGGTCGTCCCAGTTCTCCTCGAACTGCTCGAAGCCGGGGATCGACTTCGCGGCCGTGGTCTTGATCGGGCCGGCGGCGACGAGGTTGCAGCGCACGCCCTTCGGTCCGAGGTCGCGCGCGAGGTAGCGGTTGGTCGACTCGAAGGCCGCCTTGGCCACGCCCATCCAGTCGTAGACCGGCCAGGCATAGGAGGCGTCGAAGGTCAGGCCCACGACCGAACCACCCTCGGCCATCCGCGGCAGCGCGGCGACGGCCAGCGCCTTGAGCGAGAAGGCGGAGACGTGGACCGCGGTCGCGACGTCCTCCCAGTCGGCCTCGAGGAAGTTGAAGGCACCCTCGGGCGCGAACCCGATCGAGTGCAGCACCCCGTCGAGCGTCTCGGCGTGCTCGCCGACACGGTCGGCAAGGGCCGCGAGGTCCTCGTCGCTGGTGACGTCGAGCTCGATGACCGGCGCCTCCTGCGGCAGACGCTTGGCGATCGAGCGGGTGATCTTCATGGTCCGGCCGAAGCTGGTCAGGATCACCTGCGCCCCCTGCTCCTGCGCGAGCTTCGCGACGTGGAAGGCGATCGAGGACTCCATGAGGACGCCCGTGATGAGGAAGGTCTTGCCGGTGAGCATCTGCTGCCTTTCGTCAGGTGGTGTGTCGGACGCGAGCCCGGTTAGTGGCCCATGCCGAGGCCGCCGTCGACGGGGATGACCGCGCCGGAGACGTAGCCCGCGTCGTCGGAGGCGAGGAAGGAGACCGCCCCGGCGACCTCCTCCGCCTGCCCGTAGCGCTTGGCCGGGATGGCGGCCTGGTACTCGGCGCGGGTGTTCTCGGGGAGCTCGGCCGTCATGTCGGTCTCGATGAAGCCGGGCGCGACGACGTTGGCGGTGATGCCCCGGGCACCGAGCTCCCGGGTCATCGACCGCGCCATCCCGACGAGCCCCGACTTCGATGCGGCGTAGTTGGCCTGCCCCGGCGAGCCGTACAGCCCGACGACGCTCGAGAGCAGGATGACCCGCCCGAAGCGCGCCTTGACCATCGCGGTCGCCGCCCGGCGCACGCAACGGAAGGTGCCGTGCAGGTTGGTGTCGACGACGGAGGAGAAGTCGTCGTCGGACATGCGCATCAGCAGGGTGTCCTTGGTGATCCCCGCGTTGGCGACGAGCACCTCGACGTCCCCGCCGAGCCGCTCCTTCGCCTCCGCGAAGGCGGCGTCGACCGAGTCGCTGTCGGTGATCTCGCAGGCCACGACGTCCAGGCCCTCGACGGGGTCGCCGGACCGGGAGGTCACGACGACACGGTGGCCGTCGGACTGCATCCGACGGGCGATCGCCTCACCGATCCCCCTGTTGCCCCCGGTCACGAGCACGCGGCGCGCTGTCATCGCCTCTCCTTCGTCGTCATCCCTCTGTGGGTCACATCACGTCGGGATCGACGCTAGAGCACTACCGCCGGGTAGCCGGCAACGGGTCCGGCCCACGGACGTGCACACACCGTGCGGGCGTACCCTTGGAGACGTGCCACGACCTGCCGTCCCGTCGATCACGACTGCCCCGGTCACCCTCCGGGAGGAGCAGTCCGGGCGGATGCGCCAGTACCTGTGGACCATGGCCCTGCGCACCGCCTGCTTCATCGGCGCCTACTTCTTCGAGGGCTGGCTGCGCTGGACCTGCGTCGCCCTCGCCGTGGTCCTGCCGTACGTCGCCGTCGTCCTCGTCAACGCGGTCCGACCGCGGGGCGTCGCCGAGATCGACACCCCCGCCGGGCAGCACCGGCAGCGCCAGCTGGAGTCGCGATGAGCGAGGAGCTGGTGTGCAGCCGCAAGGCCTGCCGACAGCAGGCCACCCGCGCGGTGCTGTGGCGCAACCCGCGCATCCACGACGAGACCCGCCAGAAGGTGTGGCTCGCCTGCGACGAGCACGAGCCCGTCCTGCGTGACCACCTGTCGGTGCGCGGCTTCCCGGTCCGCACCTGCGGGATCGACGAGATCCCGGCCGACGCCGGCTGATGCTGCGCGTCCTCCTGACCCCGAGATGGCTCGGGTGGCTCGCCCTCGCCGCCGTGGTGGCCATCGTGTGCACCCTGCTCGGCCAGTGGCAGTGGTCCCGGTACGAGGACAAGGCGGCCCGGGCCGACCGCATCGAGGCGCACTACGAGGCCGACCCCGTGCCCGCCGACGAGGTCCTCACGCAGGAGCGCCTCCCGACCGAGCGGCAGTGGACGAGGGTCACGGCCTCCGGCGAGTACCTCCCCGACGAGCAGCTGCTCGTGCGCAACCGCCCGCTCGAGGGGACCTACGGGTACGAGGTGCTCGTCCCCCTTCGCCTCGAGGGCGGGGAGCTGCTGGTCGTCGACCGGGGCTGGGTGCGCAACAGTCCGAAGGGGGCCGATGTCGCCCCCGAGGTCCCCTCGCCGCCGCAGGGCCCGGTGACGATCACCGGCTGGGCTCTGCAGGGCGAGCCCGACCTCGGCCGGGACCTGCCCGCCGGGCAGGTCGCCAGCATCCACCTGCCGGAGGTCGCCGATCGCGTCGGCGGGCCCGTCCTGGGCGGCTACGTCTCCCTCCAGTCCGAGGACCCCTCCGTGGAGCGCCCGGCCCCGCTCGAGGTCCCCGACACCGGGACCGGGCCGCACCTGGCCTACGCGATCCAGTGGTGGCTCGTCGGGCCGGCCGTCCTCGTCCTCTACGTCGTGGCGCTGCGCCGCGAGGCGGGCGTGGGCGGGACCCGCGCCCCCCGGGAGAAGAAGGTGCGCATCTGGGACGAGGAGGACGGCTGACCCGTCAGCGGGCGACCTCGATGCTGTCCGGCTCCTCGACGGCCGGCCCGTCGTACTGCGTCGCGTAGAGCGTGGCGTAGAGCCCGCCCTGCCCGAGCAGCTGCTCGTGGGTGCCGCGCTCGACGATGCTGCCCTGGTCGACGACGAGGATCTGGTCGGCCGCACGGATCGTCGACAGCCGGTGGGCGATGACGATGGCGGTGCGCCCCTCGAGCGCGGTGTCGAGGGCCCGCTGCACGGCCACCTCGGACTCGCTGTCGAGGTGCGCGGTGGCCTCGTCGAGGATGATCACGCCGGGTGACTTCAGCAGCAGCCGCGCGATGGCGAAGCGCTGCTTCTCGCCGCCGGACAAGCGGTGGCCGCGATCCCCGACGATGGTGTCCAGACCGGCCGGCAGCGCCGCGACGAGCGGGAGGACCTGCGCCGCGTCGAGCGCCGCGAGCATCTCCTCCTCGGTCGCCTCCGGACGGGCGTACGCGAGGTTGCCGCGGATCGTGTCGTGGAAGAGGTGCGCCTCCTGGGTGACCATGCCGACGGTGTCGCCGACCGACTCCAGCGTCGCCTCCCGCAGGTCCACTCCCCCGATGCGCACGGCGCCGTCGGTCGGGTCGTAGAAGCGCGTGACGAGCGAGGTGATCGTGCTCTTGCCGGCGCCGCTCGGACCGACGAGCGCGATGAGCTGCCCCGGCTCCGCGCGCAGGTCCACGCCCCGCAGGACGGGTCCCCCGCCCTCGCGGTCCCCCGTCCGGCCCCCGTCGAGGGAGAGCAGGGAGATCTCGTCGGCACCCGGGTAGGTGAAGTGGACGTCGTCCAGCTCCACCGACAGCGCCTCCCCCCGCGGGAGGGGGCGGGCGTCGCGCGCCTCGGTGATGCTCGAGGGCATGTCGAGCAGCTCGAAGAGGCGGGCGAAGGAGACCAGCGCCGTGAGGATGTCGATGTGCACGTTGGAGATCGCCGTCAGCGGCCCGTACAGACGGGCCAGCAGCGCAGCGAGGGCCAGCAGGGTACCGACGGTCATCGTGCCCTCGACGGCCATGATGCCGCCGAAGCCGTAGACCATCGCCGTCGCCAGCGAGGCCAGCGCGGTGATGGTGACGAAGAAGAAGGCGCGGTTGACGGCGATCCGCACGCCGATGTCGCGCACCCTCGCCGCGCGCACGTCGTACTCGGCCACCTCGCGGGCGGGACGGCCGAAGATCTTCACCAGCAGGGCACCGGCGACGTTGAACCGCTCGGTCATCTGGGTGCCGAGCTCGGCGTTGAGGTTCATCTGCTCGCCGGAGAGCGCGGCCAGGCGCCGGCCCATCCACTTCGCGGGGAGGATGAAGAAGGGCACGAGCACGAGGGCCGCGACCGTCAGCCGCCAGGACAGGGAGAACATCGCGGCGAGGATGAGCACGAGCGAGATGACGTTGCTGACCACGGAGGAGAGCACCGTGGTGAAGGCCTGCTGTGCCCCGATGACGTCGTTGTTGAGGCGGCTGACGAGCGCGCCGGTCTGGGCCCGGGTGAAGAAGGCGATCGGCTGGTGCAGCACGTGCTCGAAGACCTGGGTGCGCATGTGGTGGATCAGGCCCTCGCCGATGCGGGCCGACAGCCACCGCTGCACGAGGGTCGTCACCGCCTCGACGAGCGCCATGGCGGCGACGAGCAGCGAGAGGGTGATGACGACCTGGCGGTTCTGCGGGGTCACCCCGTCGTCGATGAGGCGCTGCAGCAGGAGCGGCACCGCGACGACGGTCACGGAGCCGAGGGCGACGAGGACGAGGAAGGCGATGATCGTGCGCGTGAAGGGCTTGGCGTAGCCGAGCACCCGACGGGCCGTGCCGGGCGGCAACGGGGTCGAGACGACGTCGTCGCCGCGGCTCATGGACCGCATGAGCCCCCACGCGTTGTTCATCGACATCCGTCGGTCTCCTCCCGCGTCGCCTGCTCCCGGGAGCGTCAACCACCGCATCGTCCCGGGGATTCCCCCGGGGCCATGGTCTCAGGCCAGGACGCGGTGCAGGACGAGGTCGGCGACGGCGCGGGTGTCGGTCAGCCCACCCCGGACGAAGGGGGCTCCCCCTTCGTCGGCGAAGGCCGCCGCCTTGTCGTGGAGGACGCCCTCGGCGAGGACGACCGGCACCACCGTGCGGCCGGTCGCCGCGCCCGTGCGGGGTGCTGCCAAGGTGGTCGTGGTCCACGTGGGCCGGTTGCCGGAGGCGACGAGGCGGGCCAGGCCGGCTGCCGCCTCACCGGAGCTCGACCCCCGGCGACGAGGAGGGTCGGCGCCGACGGGTCGTGGCCGGCGCCGGACAGACGCTCCTCGACCGCCTCGAGCAGGAGGGGTGCCCACCCAGCGCCGGGACGGTGCGGACCCGGGCGCCGTGGGCGGCGAGCTCCCGCGCGGCTGCCGGGACGTCGACCCGTGAGTGGAAGGCGGGGGTCAGGAGCAGGGGCAGCAGGGTCACCTCGCCCGAGAGGCCACGCGCCAGCTCGTGGGGACGGGTGCCGTACTCCTCGATGTAGGCCAGGTGGGTCGGTCCGCGACCGGCCTCCGCCAGGGGGACAGCGACCCGCTCCCGCAGGCGCTCGAGGGCGAGGGCGTGCCGCGGGTCCGGGGAGCCGTGGGCCAGCAGGACGGTCGTCATGCCCGCCGGCTCACGTGTGCAGCCCGCACTCCACCTTGTCCTGCCCGGACCAGCGACCGGCGCGGGGGTCCTCGCCCTCGGCGACCGGCCGGGTGCACGGGGCGCACCCGATCGAGGCGTAGCCACTCTGGCGAAGGGGGTTGAGGAACACCTCCTCGTCGGCGACGAAACGATCGACGTCCTCCTGCGTCCAGCCGGCGAGCGGGTTGATCTTGACCATGCCCCGCGCCTCGTCCCAGCCCACGACGGCGATGTCGGTGCGGGTGGGTGCGTCCTCGCGGCGCATCCCGGTCACCCAGGCGTCGCGGTCGGCCAGCGCCCGGTTGAGCGGCTCGACCTTGCGCATCGCGCAGCAGGCATTGGGGTCCCGGTCGTGCAGTCGCGGACCGTGCTCGGCGTCCTGCTGCGCGACGGTCAGAAGCGGCAGGATGGTGCGGATGCGCACCGGGAGCATCTCCTGGAAGGCGTCCCGGGTGCCCAGGGTCTCGGCGAAGTGGTACCCGGTGTCGAGGAAGAACACGTCCGTGCCGCTCAGCGTCGTGCCGACGAGGTGCACCAGGACCTCGTCCCCCATCGAGCTGGCGACGGTCAGGCCGGCGCCGAAGGTCTCGTCGGCCCAGGTGAGCGCCCGGCGGGCGAGCTCCACCCTGCCTTCGTGGGTCCCGGACAGCTCGGCCTCGAGCGCGGCGAATCGGTCGCGACCCGCATCGGCCTGGTCGCGGAGGTGACCGGTGGCCGTGGTCGTCATCGCAGGTCGTCCTCGTCGGCGCGACGTGCCCAGGAGTGGAAGGACTCGTCCGGCTCGCGCTGGTCGAGGTAGGTGCGGGCGAGCCGCTCGATGTAGTCGGGCAGGTCCTCGGCCGCGACCTTCAGGGCCCGGGTCTTGCGCGCCAGCGCGGTGTCCTCGGCCAACGAGCCCCCGAGCAGGACCTGGAAGACCTCCTGGTAGGAGCCGTCGGCCTTCTGGTCGATCATGCCCTTCAGACCGACGTCGCCGACCTGGCTGCGGGCGCAGGCGTTGGGGCAGCCGTTGATGTGGATGCTGAAGGGGATGTCGATGTGCGGCAGGCGCTTCTCCAGCTCCTCGACCGTCCAGCGTGCGCGCTCCTTGGTGTCGGTCAGGGCGAGCTTGCAGTACTCCAGCCCCGTGCAGGCCAGGACGTTGCGGCGCCACTCGCTCGGGTGGACGACGAGGTCGATCCCACGCAGGTCCTGCGCGAGCTGGTCCGCCTCCTGCGGCGGGACGTCGAGGACGAGGACCTTCTGGTGGGGGGTGAAGCGGATGCGCCGGCTCCCGACGCCCTCGGCGAGCTCGACCAGCCGGACCAGCTTGTCGCCACTCATCCGGCCGGCGATCGGCGCCGCCCCGACCCACACGCGACCGTCCTGCTGCTCGTGGATCCCGACGTGGTCGCGGCGCGTACCCGGAGCGACCGTCGCCGCCGGTCCGTCGAGGAGACGGCGACCGAGGTAGTCGTTCTCCAGCACCTCGCGGAACTTCTGCGCCCCCCAGTCCTTGACGAGGAACTTCAACCTCGCCTTGTTGCGCAGCCGGCGGTAGCCGTGGTCGCGGAAGATCGAGGTGACGCCCTCCCAGACGGCGGGCACCTCCTCCGACGGGACCCACACGCCCAGACGCTGGGCAAAGATCGGCTGGACCGACAGCCCGCCGCCGACCCAGACGTCGAAGCCCGGTCCGTGCTCGGGGTGGTGGACGCCGACGAAGGAGATGTCGTTGATCTCGTGGGCGATGTCATGGACCGGGGAGCCGGAGATGGCGGTCTTGTACTTACGCGGCAGGTTGGAGAACTCGGGGTTCCCGATCCACCGACGCTTGATCTCCTGCATCGCGCTCGTGCCGTCGACGATCTCGTCCTTCTCCACCCCGGCCACGGGCGAGGCGATGATGGTGCGGGGGCAGTCGCCGCAGGCCTCCGTCGAGCCCAGGTCGACCGCCTCGAGTCGCCGCCAGATCTCGGGGACGTCCTCGATCCGCACGTTGTGCA
Proteins encoded in this region:
- a CDS encoding nitrite/sulfite reductase, with the translated sequence MTVTTRPTRTKATGAWADGDRTPLNHNEAFKQEDDALNVRQRIIDVYSKQGFDSIAHDDLTGRFRWMGLYTQRKPGLDGTHTGEEDISDNRFMMRVRSDGGQLTTQQVRTIADISNDFAEGSADISDRQNIQLHNVRIEDVPEIWRRLEAVDLGSTEACGDCPRTIIASPVAGVEKDEIVDGTSAMQEIKRRWIGNPEFSNLPRKYKTAISGSPVHDIAHEINDISFVGVHHPEHGPGFDVWVGGGLSVQPIFAQRLGVWVPSEEVPAVWEGVTSIFRDHGYRRLRNKARLKFLVKDWGAQKFREVLENDYLGRRLLDGPAATVAPGTRRDHVGIHEQQDGRVWVGAAPIAGRMSGDKLVRLVELAEGVGSRRIRFTPHQKVLVLDVPPQEADQLAQDLRGIDLVVHPSEWRRNVLACTGLEYCKLALTDTKERARWTVEELEKRLPHIDIPFSIHINGCPNACARSQVGDVGLKGMIDQKADGSYQEVFQVLLGGSLAEDTALARKTRALKVAAEDLPDYIERLARTYLDQREPDESFHSWARRADEDDLR